One window of Phycisphaerales bacterium genomic DNA carries:
- a CDS encoding serine hydrolase domain-containing protein, with amino-acid sequence MKRALLACIGLLLLAPAALAQPAPRGADTGAARSVGRELKEAVLRAELGRFWGAVLVVRRGEVLLAEGFGLANEQLDPIGPDHLFDMGSVTKMFTAAAILRLEQDGRLSTEDPLSKFFPDAGEGAETITLKHLMAHTSGKSDRARAIQHLGFNDRDEAVRRFVKSRSAGAPGEQFEYCNGGYVVLGAVLEKAAGKTYEQAVRALVLEPAGMKSSGFLDGAGLDASKQTVRITSGRMGDRRGLMLDKTVEPWAWGLKGAGGLVTSVNDLVAFERALRSRTILGESSHTKWTTPVLDRYALGWMVSTDEEGRTVHRHGGATRGYRCDLVHYPQEQVFIAVMMGESGMGPTEMADLLAKVVMPPEPANMTAVMSFEGETLSKYKAVEVESGAVLKVERDAGGGATLRFGRAEPERTLATFTMDAGATKKLARTIRATLDSGQHKAAKDGGVKGGLYLYQYADDVKAGTLTIENAAWMVMPGYSGRGENGESITDPRVVLALTDPNHEGGWCAMVHVDDDTAERLVRELSGN; translated from the coding sequence ATGAAGCGAGCCCTCCTGGCGTGCATCGGCCTGTTGCTCCTGGCCCCCGCTGCCCTTGCCCAACCGGCACCTCGGGGCGCGGATACCGGGGCCGCGCGAAGCGTGGGACGCGAGCTCAAGGAGGCTGTGCTGCGGGCTGAGCTCGGCCGCTTCTGGGGGGCGGTCCTGGTAGTCCGCCGCGGCGAGGTGCTGCTGGCCGAGGGCTTCGGCCTCGCGAACGAGCAGCTCGACCCCATCGGCCCCGACCACCTCTTCGACATGGGCTCGGTCACGAAGATGTTCACCGCCGCCGCCATCCTGCGGCTGGAGCAGGATGGCAGGCTCTCGACCGAGGACCCGCTGTCGAAGTTCTTCCCGGACGCGGGCGAGGGCGCCGAGACCATCACGCTCAAGCACCTGATGGCGCACACCTCGGGCAAGAGCGACCGCGCTCGAGCAATCCAGCACCTTGGGTTCAATGACCGGGACGAGGCGGTGCGGCGGTTCGTGAAGTCCCGCAGCGCGGGAGCCCCTGGCGAGCAGTTTGAGTACTGCAACGGCGGGTATGTGGTGCTCGGCGCCGTGCTGGAAAAGGCCGCGGGGAAGACGTACGAGCAGGCGGTGCGCGCTCTGGTGTTGGAGCCTGCGGGCATGAAGTCCTCGGGGTTCCTCGACGGCGCGGGGCTGGACGCGTCGAAGCAGACGGTGCGCATCACCAGCGGCCGTATGGGCGACCGGCGCGGACTGATGCTCGACAAGACGGTGGAGCCGTGGGCCTGGGGCCTCAAGGGCGCGGGCGGGCTGGTCACCAGCGTCAACGACCTCGTCGCCTTCGAGCGGGCGCTGCGCTCGCGGACAATCCTCGGGGAATCGTCGCACACCAAGTGGACCACGCCCGTGCTCGACCGCTACGCGCTCGGGTGGATGGTGAGCACGGACGAGGAGGGGCGCACCGTACACCGGCACGGCGGCGCGACGCGCGGCTACCGCTGCGACCTCGTGCACTACCCACAGGAGCAGGTGTTCATCGCGGTCATGATGGGCGAGAGCGGCATGGGGCCGACCGAGATGGCCGACCTGCTCGCGAAGGTGGTGATGCCGCCCGAGCCGGCGAACATGACGGCAGTGATGAGCTTCGAGGGCGAGACGCTCAGCAAGTACAAGGCTGTCGAAGTGGAGTCCGGCGCGGTGCTGAAGGTGGAGCGCGACGCGGGTGGCGGCGCGACGCTTCGTTTTGGACGCGCCGAGCCCGAACGCACCCTCGCGACCTTCACGATGGATGCGGGCGCGACGAAGAAGCTCGCCCGCACAATCCGCGCCACGCTCGACTCGGGCCAGCACAAGGCCGCGAAGGACGGCGGGGTGAAGGGCGGGCTGTACCTGTACCAGTACGCCGACGACGTGAAGGCGGGGACACTGACAATCGAGAACGCCGCGTGGATGGTGATGCCCGGCTACTCGGGACGCGGCGAGAACGGCGAGAGCATCACCGACCCGCGGGTCGTGCTCGCCCTCACCGACCCGAACCACGAGGGCGGCTGGTGCGCGATGGTCCATGTCGATGACGACACGGCGGAACGGCTGGTGCGCGAGCTGAGCGGGAACTAG
- a CDS encoding DUF72 domain-containing protein, with amino-acid sequence MNARSGMGGAVRIGISGWRYAGWRGNFYPEGLAQRRELEYAASRFPTVEINGTFYSLQRPESFAQWYDHTPDGFQFSVKGGRYITHYLKLKNAETALANFFASGMLLLREKLGPILWQFPAQMPLDMEKFEAFLSVLPRTTGEVARWARRHDERLEGRAWVKPGPLREVRHAVEVRHDSFFVPAFIKLLRREQVALVVSDGAENWSTFEDVTAPFVYVRLHGSEQLYVSGYSDSELDGWGRKVTAWAEGRDPRGARRVMPACAAGKARDVYVYFDNDAKVRAPVDAQGLIRRVERPRLRRAG; translated from the coding sequence GTGAACGCACGGTCTGGCATGGGCGGCGCGGTGCGGATCGGCATCTCGGGCTGGCGATACGCGGGGTGGCGGGGGAACTTCTACCCGGAGGGGCTCGCCCAGCGGCGTGAGCTCGAGTACGCGGCCTCCAGGTTCCCAACGGTCGAGATCAACGGCACGTTCTACTCGCTGCAGCGGCCCGAGAGCTTCGCCCAGTGGTACGACCACACGCCCGATGGCTTCCAGTTCAGCGTGAAGGGCGGGCGGTACATCACGCACTACCTGAAGCTCAAGAATGCCGAGACGGCGCTGGCCAACTTCTTCGCCAGCGGCATGCTGCTTCTGCGGGAGAAGCTGGGGCCGATCCTGTGGCAGTTCCCCGCGCAGATGCCGCTGGACATGGAGAAGTTTGAAGCGTTCCTGTCGGTGCTGCCGCGCACGACGGGCGAGGTGGCCCGCTGGGCCAGGCGTCACGACGAGCGGCTGGAGGGCCGGGCGTGGGTGAAGCCCGGGCCCCTGCGCGAGGTGCGGCACGCCGTGGAAGTGCGGCACGACAGCTTTTTCGTGCCGGCGTTCATCAAGCTCCTGCGGCGCGAGCAGGTGGCGCTGGTGGTGTCCGACGGGGCGGAGAACTGGAGCACCTTCGAGGACGTGACCGCGCCCTTCGTGTACGTGCGGCTGCACGGGTCGGAGCAGCTCTACGTCAGCGGCTACTCGGACAGCGAGCTCGACGGGTGGGGCCGAAAGGTGACGGCGTGGGCCGAGGGGCGGGACCCGCGCGGGGCCCGGCGCGTGATGCCGGCGTGTGCAGCGGGCAAGGCGCGCGACGTGTACGTGTACTTCGACAATGACGCGAAAGTGCGGGCGCCCGTGGATGCGCAGGGGCTCATCCGACGGGTGGAGCGGCCGCGCCTGCGGCGCGCGGGATGA
- a CDS encoding matrixin family metalloprotease, whose amino-acid sequence MVHRWIRDLAIPGLVGVAGLAAALCGPCGSCGSSENADRGLAMPALIGRFVQAESWAKLAPVHQRMLINIAARPELLAGLSTCFDDATDHNTMMVFNQVMFGLEPRFNQSARWGATAMTGATAVGSPITLTYSFVPDGTPIQGFNGEPAAPSDLFAFMRGIYGANDATWQAHYHAIFARWGQLCGVTYVHEPNDDGVGLGTSAGQVGVRGDLRMGGHFIDGASGVLAYNFFPQNGDMVVDTGDSFFNTTSSNSLRLRNVLAHEHGHGMGQAHVCPIAQTKLMEPFISVAYDGPRHDDIRNAQQHYGDKFEPNNSAATATQLGTLVAGTTTTIGAVPAPAIPLSSLASLNINNDADWYKISVTGRRLLNVTASPIGTTYADDVQNCAGQSGSCCNTDVTDSLASGDLDLQVLSANGTTVLATGVASQAGVAEALQSVVLPAAGDYYVRVFSTSGVNEVQLYSLSLQVADTTVDIVLPNGAPSVVEPGAPVSFPVQVTAGNQNVASTALFYRSSTSGAYTSVPLTFNGGNSYTATLPAFSCGNNPQFYLQATGSGGAVVRSPANAPTAVYSALVAQAPSVLFSDNFESNTGWTVQNDAALTSGAWVRVDPVGTTAQPEDDHTANGTLCWVTGQGAVGGQIGAADVDGGTTHLISPTINAAGALEMVINYWRWYSNTQGSAPAADTFLVSVSSDNGGNWTTVQTIGPASNNNGGWLQGTIDLSNFPAIALTNQMKLRFSAGDTGSGSLVEAAVDDVEVVVRMCTQTGGCGNQDFNGDGDFGTDQDIEAFFACLGGSCCPTCWQGGADFNGDGDIGTDQDIEAFFRVLGGGTC is encoded by the coding sequence ATGGTGCATCGGTGGATTCGTGACCTGGCGATCCCGGGTCTGGTGGGTGTCGCGGGTCTGGCCGCGGCGTTGTGCGGCCCCTGCGGCTCGTGCGGATCGTCCGAGAACGCTGATCGCGGGCTGGCAATGCCGGCCCTTATCGGCCGCTTCGTTCAGGCCGAGTCGTGGGCGAAGCTCGCCCCCGTGCACCAGCGGATGCTGATCAACATCGCCGCGCGCCCCGAGTTGCTGGCCGGGCTCTCCACCTGCTTCGACGACGCCACCGACCACAACACGATGATGGTGTTCAACCAGGTGATGTTCGGCCTGGAGCCGCGGTTCAACCAGTCCGCCCGCTGGGGCGCCACCGCAATGACCGGGGCGACCGCGGTCGGTTCACCGATCACCCTCACCTACAGCTTTGTGCCCGACGGCACGCCCATCCAGGGGTTCAACGGCGAGCCCGCCGCGCCCAGCGACCTCTTCGCGTTCATGCGCGGGATTTACGGCGCGAACGACGCCACCTGGCAGGCGCACTACCACGCGATCTTCGCGCGGTGGGGCCAGCTGTGCGGCGTGACGTACGTGCACGAGCCCAACGACGACGGCGTCGGCCTGGGAACCTCGGCGGGGCAGGTGGGCGTCCGCGGCGACCTGCGGATGGGCGGGCACTTCATCGACGGCGCCTCCGGTGTCCTGGCGTACAACTTCTTTCCGCAGAACGGCGACATGGTCGTCGACACGGGCGATTCCTTCTTCAACACCACCTCCAGCAACTCGCTGCGCCTGCGCAACGTTCTCGCCCACGAGCACGGGCACGGGATGGGTCAGGCCCACGTGTGCCCCATCGCCCAGACCAAGCTCATGGAGCCGTTCATCAGTGTGGCCTACGACGGGCCGCGCCACGACGACATCCGCAACGCCCAGCAGCACTACGGCGACAAGTTCGAGCCAAACAACAGCGCCGCGACAGCGACGCAGCTGGGCACGCTCGTCGCGGGCACGACAACGACGATCGGCGCGGTGCCCGCGCCGGCCATCCCGCTGTCCTCCCTCGCCAGCCTGAACATCAACAACGACGCGGACTGGTACAAGATCAGCGTGACCGGCCGGCGTCTGCTGAACGTCACGGCCAGCCCCATCGGCACCACGTACGCCGACGACGTGCAGAACTGCGCCGGTCAGAGCGGCTCATGCTGCAACACCGACGTGACCGACAGCCTCGCCTCGGGCGATCTGGACCTCCAGGTGCTCTCGGCCAACGGCACGACCGTGCTGGCCACGGGCGTGGCGTCGCAGGCCGGTGTGGCGGAGGCTCTGCAGAGCGTGGTCCTGCCCGCCGCGGGCGACTACTACGTGCGCGTGTTCAGCACGTCGGGCGTCAACGAGGTGCAGCTGTACAGCCTGTCGCTGCAGGTCGCGGACACCACGGTCGACATCGTGCTGCCCAACGGGGCCCCTTCTGTGGTCGAGCCGGGCGCTCCGGTCAGCTTCCCGGTGCAGGTCACGGCGGGGAATCAGAACGTCGCTTCAACCGCGCTGTTCTACCGCTCCAGCACCAGCGGCGCGTACACCAGCGTGCCGCTCACCTTCAACGGCGGCAACAGCTACACCGCCACGCTGCCGGCGTTCAGCTGCGGCAACAACCCCCAGTTCTACCTCCAGGCGACTGGCAGCGGCGGGGCGGTGGTGCGCTCGCCCGCTAACGCCCCCACCGCCGTGTACTCAGCGCTGGTGGCTCAGGCCCCGAGCGTGCTGTTCAGCGACAACTTCGAGTCCAACACGGGGTGGACGGTGCAGAACGACGCCGCGCTCACCAGCGGCGCGTGGGTGAGGGTCGACCCGGTCGGCACCACGGCGCAGCCAGAAGATGACCACACCGCCAACGGCACACTCTGCTGGGTGACGGGCCAGGGTGCCGTCGGCGGGCAGATCGGCGCGGCCGACGTCGACGGCGGCACGACGCACCTCATCAGCCCGACCATCAACGCCGCGGGCGCGCTGGAGATGGTCATCAACTACTGGCGCTGGTACAGCAATACCCAGGGTTCCGCCCCCGCCGCGGACACGTTCCTCGTGAGTGTGTCCAGCGACAACGGCGGCAACTGGACCACTGTCCAGACCATCGGTCCAGCTTCGAACAACAACGGCGGCTGGCTGCAGGGGACCATCGACCTGAGCAACTTCCCCGCCATCGCCCTCACCAACCAGATGAAGCTGCGCTTCAGCGCCGGCGACACCGGCTCGGGCTCGCTGGTGGAAGCGGCGGTGGACGATGTCGAAGTCGTGGTCCGCATGTGCACCCAGACCGGCGGGTGCGGCAACCAGGACTTCAACGGCGACGGCGACTTCGGCACCGATCAAGACATCGAAGCGTTCTTCGCGTGCCTGGGCGGCAGCTGCTGCCCGACGTGCTGGCAGGGCGGCGCCGACTTCAACGGCGACGGCGACATCGGCACCGACCAGGACATCGAGGCGTTCTTCCGCGTCCTGGGCGGCGGGACCTGCTGA
- the recA gene encoding recombinase RecA produces the protein QPDSGEQALEIAEVLVRSGAIDVIVIDSVAALVPRAELEGEMGDSHVGLQARLMSQALRKLTAIVAKSKTCMVFINQIREKIGVMFGNPETTTGGRALKFYSSVRIDVRRTGAIKEGDVTIGSRTRARVVKNKIAPPFRDAEFDIMYTEGISASGDLLDLAVDAKVVQKSGAWFSYGDIRIGQGREASKQFLKDNPDLFKEIRMNVLAVKMAQPLTPGTPAEGEGDDETAPEE, from the coding sequence CAGCCCGACTCGGGCGAGCAGGCCCTGGAAATCGCCGAGGTGCTGGTGCGCTCCGGGGCGATCGACGTGATCGTCATCGACTCGGTGGCGGCGCTGGTGCCGCGGGCCGAGCTCGAGGGCGAGATGGGTGATTCTCATGTAGGTTTACAGGCACGATTGATGTCACAGGCGCTGCGCAAATTAACAGCGATCGTGGCGAAATCAAAAACATGCATGGTTTTCATCAATCAAATTCGTGAAAAAATCGGGGTCATGTTCGGTAACCCCGAGACCACCACCGGCGGGCGGGCCCTCAAGTTCTACTCCTCGGTCCGCATCGACGTGCGCCGCACGGGGGCGATCAAGGAGGGCGACGTCACCATCGGCAGCCGCACCCGCGCACGCGTGGTCAAGAACAAGATTGCCCCGCCCTTCCGCGACGCCGAGTTCGACATCATGTACACCGAGGGCATCTCCGCCTCCGGCGACCTGCTGGACCTGGCGGTGGACGCCAAGGTGGTGCAGAAGTCCGGCGCGTGGTTCAGCTACGGCGACATCCGCATCGGCCAGGGGCGCGAGGCCAGCAAGCAGTTCCTCAAGGACAACCCCGACCTGTTCAAGGAAATCCGGATGAACGTGCTGGCGGTCAAGATGGCCCAGCCCCTGACCCCCGGCACCCCCGCCGAGGGCGAGGGCGACGACGAGACCGCGCCGGAGGAGTAG
- a CDS encoding hydroxymethylglutaryl-CoA lyase, with protein MPERVRITDVSPRDGLQNEPGVIPTPDKVRLVELLCGTGVDEVEVTSFVSAKWVPQLADAREVLGELIGRWPRESRPSCSVLVPNQVGMEGVLEINDRAMEETGRRLIDTVALFTAASETFTKKNINATISESLDRFQPVLDWAWKHRLRVRFYISCAYGCPFEGEVDPRAVRGVVAGCISSVTHSRFTPGEEGGFAGVDIAVSDTIGIATPRKIQAVHHELDPNDLGDRLGGYWAELSGWRIPATLTLHLHDTHGRATECVRTALDLGVRSFDGSVAGLGGCPYASKPGQRAPGNIATETLVRTIQDAGYETGVDLARLAEAAAFAREIVGKSRTGGAGTKP; from the coding sequence GTGCCCGAGCGCGTGCGCATCACCGACGTCTCCCCCCGCGACGGCCTCCAGAACGAGCCGGGCGTGATCCCCACGCCCGACAAGGTCCGGCTGGTGGAGCTGCTGTGCGGCACCGGCGTGGACGAGGTGGAGGTCACCAGCTTCGTGAGCGCGAAGTGGGTGCCGCAGCTGGCCGATGCCCGCGAGGTGCTGGGGGAACTGATCGGCCGATGGCCGCGTGAGAGCCGCCCGTCCTGCTCCGTGCTCGTTCCCAACCAGGTCGGCATGGAGGGTGTGCTGGAGATCAACGATCGGGCGATGGAAGAAACCGGGCGGAGGTTGATCGATACGGTTGCCCTCTTCACCGCCGCGAGCGAGACGTTCACGAAGAAGAACATCAACGCGACGATCAGCGAGAGCCTCGACCGCTTCCAGCCTGTGCTGGACTGGGCGTGGAAGCACCGGTTGCGCGTTCGGTTCTATATCTCGTGCGCGTACGGCTGCCCTTTCGAAGGAGAGGTCGATCCTCGCGCGGTCCGGGGGGTTGTTGCGGGCTGCATCTCCAGCGTGACGCACTCCCGATTCACGCCTGGAGAGGAGGGTGGGTTTGCGGGCGTCGACATTGCTGTGTCGGACACCATCGGTATAGCGACGCCGAGGAAGATCCAGGCCGTGCACCACGAGCTCGACCCCAATGACCTCGGTGACAGGCTCGGGGGGTACTGGGCCGAGTTGTCCGGCTGGCGGATTCCTGCCACCCTCACCCTCCACCTCCACGACACCCACGGGCGCGCCACCGAGTGCGTGCGCACCGCGCTCGACCTCGGCGTCCGCTCCTTCGATGGCTCCGTCGCCGGTCTGGGCGGTTGCCCGTACGCCAGCAAGCCCGGGCAGCGCGCCCCGGGCAATATCGCCACCGAGACGCTCGTGCGCACCATTCAGGACGCGGGGTACGAGACTGGCGTTGATCTCGCCAGGCTCGCCGAAGCCGCGGCGTTCGCCCGCGAGATCGTGGGGAAGTCGCGCACCGGCGGCGCAGGGACAAAGCCATGA
- a CDS encoding DinB family protein, producing the protein MGRVTLTASARASPRLQGSKPMEFSLPHTIAVLERTPRVLDTMLRGLPPELTHANYGPGTWSAYNVVGHLIVGEKDDWIPRARRILEHGVSRAFDPFPHDATVHAASGRSLESLLDEFTRLRAESLSALRAMNLGERELALRGRHPAFGDVTLAQLLATWSVHDVHHVRQACMAIAYQSRELVGPWRAYLNTLPQEA; encoded by the coding sequence ATGGGTCGTGTGACCCTGACCGCCAGTGCCCGTGCGTCGCCGCGCCTGCAAGGGAGCAAGCCGATGGAGTTCTCACTGCCGCACACGATCGCGGTGCTGGAGCGCACGCCGCGGGTGCTCGACACCATGCTCCGCGGCCTGCCGCCGGAGCTGACGCACGCCAACTACGGCCCCGGCACGTGGAGCGCGTACAACGTCGTCGGCCACCTGATCGTGGGCGAAAAGGACGACTGGATCCCGCGGGCGCGACGGATCCTGGAGCACGGCGTCTCGCGCGCGTTCGACCCATTCCCGCATGATGCCACCGTGCACGCGGCGAGTGGCCGCTCACTTGAATCGCTGCTCGACGAGTTCACCCGGCTGCGCGCCGAGAGCCTGTCGGCGCTGCGGGCCATGAACCTCGGGGAGCGCGAGCTGGCCTTGCGCGGCCGGCACCCCGCCTTTGGTGACGTGACCCTCGCCCAGCTGCTCGCCACCTGGAGCGTGCACGATGTCCACCACGTGCGGCAGGCGTGTATGGCCATCGCGTACCAGTCGCGCGAGCTGGTGGGGCCGTGGCGGGCGTACCTCAACACCCTGCCACAGGAAGCCTGA
- a CDS encoding S41 family peptidase, translated as MSSVKLWVGWVAVVWVLLVAGCGSSVIRLEQAGPGARAQVPSGLYELTIDTNDAGPVTVVMAIGAGKDGPTSFGGNSRPDAAGELIGGFKGFVAESMGGFDDGVLVRWEGSVQQDQSITGVLRTPMGNFRTEGSSAMQPMVLKRRGQTLGTASLRPIAPEEIGRPPLPEFKAVANDIAGVLKDRLFDPELLSTPECRDFLARIERLPTQARDQGEFLFGFYVSARSLPFSHVGLVRLAGEESALAQTGVGPEQAPTLTMDGRVATLRIPSFAVPSEVIERAMREVVERSPEALIIDLRDNQGGTFSSAVVASYLLETPKEMGALVSSKGRELARSGRWSELPTCSPSDPPEEVLGTAFSKGGVRGITRPAQTVYKNPVVVLTSRRTASAAEPLVHVLKTSRRATLIGERTAGAMLSSSQVPLSHGWTMMIPTLDYFTPEGGRLEGKGVAPDVYASPENAPAVAREHLPGAMTRR; from the coding sequence ATGTCGAGCGTCAAGCTGTGGGTTGGGTGGGTGGCTGTCGTTTGGGTGCTGCTGGTGGCCGGGTGCGGCTCCTCGGTGATCCGACTTGAGCAGGCCGGCCCCGGCGCGCGTGCACAGGTCCCGTCGGGGCTCTACGAGCTCACGATCGACACCAACGATGCGGGGCCCGTGACAGTGGTGATGGCCATCGGCGCCGGCAAAGACGGGCCGACCAGCTTTGGAGGCAACTCGCGCCCCGACGCGGCGGGCGAGCTCATCGGCGGCTTCAAGGGCTTCGTTGCCGAGTCGATGGGCGGCTTCGACGACGGCGTGCTGGTGCGATGGGAGGGCTCGGTCCAGCAGGACCAATCGATCACTGGAGTTCTGCGGACCCCGATGGGGAACTTCCGCACGGAGGGCTCCTCGGCCATGCAGCCGATGGTCCTGAAGCGGCGCGGTCAGACGCTGGGCACTGCCAGCCTCCGGCCGATCGCGCCCGAGGAGATCGGGCGACCTCCACTGCCCGAGTTCAAGGCCGTCGCAAACGACATTGCCGGGGTTCTCAAGGACCGCCTCTTTGATCCGGAGCTGCTCAGCACGCCGGAATGCCGCGACTTCCTCGCCCGGATCGAGCGGCTTCCAACACAAGCGCGGGACCAGGGCGAGTTCCTGTTCGGCTTCTATGTGAGTGCGCGATCGCTCCCGTTCTCGCACGTGGGGCTGGTCCGGTTGGCGGGCGAGGAGAGCGCCTTGGCCCAGACTGGTGTGGGGCCCGAGCAAGCGCCGACGCTCACGATGGACGGCCGCGTGGCGACCCTCCGGATTCCATCGTTCGCGGTCCCCTCGGAAGTAATCGAGCGCGCGATGCGGGAAGTCGTGGAACGCTCCCCGGAGGCGCTGATCATCGACCTGCGTGACAACCAGGGTGGAACGTTCTCGAGCGCGGTGGTCGCGTCGTATCTCCTGGAAACCCCCAAGGAGATGGGGGCGCTGGTCTCCAGCAAGGGGCGCGAGCTGGCCCGCTCGGGGAGATGGTCGGAGCTCCCCACCTGCAGCCCTTCGGACCCGCCCGAGGAGGTCCTTGGCACCGCGTTCAGCAAGGGCGGGGTGCGGGGGATCACAAGGCCGGCTCAGACCGTTTACAAGAACCCGGTTGTCGTGCTCACCAGCCGCAGGACGGCCTCCGCTGCCGAGCCGCTGGTCCATGTGCTGAAAACGTCAAGGCGAGCCACCCTCATCGGCGAGCGCACCGCCGGGGCGATGCTGTCCTCCTCGCAGGTGCCGCTCTCGCACGGGTGGACCATGATGATCCCCACGCTCGACTACTTCACGCCAGAGGGCGGCCGGTTGGAAGGCAAGGGTGTCGCACCCGATGTCTATGCGTCCCCCGAGAACGCCCCGGCCGTCGCGCGAGAGCACCTGCCAGGAGCGATGACGCGGCGGTAG
- a CDS encoding enoyl-CoA hydratase/isomerase family protein, whose amino-acid sequence MPDLALLTTTGTTATLTLNRPDARNALSVELLEALHARLDELAAMPEGSRPSVLVLTGAGKSFCAGMDLKMVLDVPGAPAKLLHSLAELTLKLRALPMATIAKVNGAAIGGGCGLSCVCDFAITHADSKMGYPEVDLGVCPAVVAPWLVRKVGAGRARTILLMGGTMSGQRAHELRMVDVLAPTPAELDAETDALVARLSSAAPQALRATKQLLNELDGSFDAEVVRRGADLSAKVVMMPETREMLRAKFAAKS is encoded by the coding sequence ATGCCCGACCTCGCCCTGCTCACCACCACCGGCACCACGGCCACGCTCACCCTCAACCGCCCGGACGCCCGCAACGCCCTCTCGGTCGAGCTGCTCGAGGCCCTGCACGCCCGCCTCGACGAGCTCGCGGCCATGCCCGAGGGCAGTCGCCCCTCAGTGCTCGTGCTCACCGGCGCGGGCAAGTCCTTCTGCGCCGGCATGGACCTCAAGATGGTCCTGGACGTGCCGGGTGCGCCGGCGAAGTTGCTCCACTCGCTCGCCGAGCTCACGCTCAAGCTGCGGGCTCTGCCCATGGCCACCATCGCGAAGGTCAACGGCGCGGCCATCGGGGGCGGCTGCGGGCTCTCCTGCGTGTGCGACTTCGCGATCACCCACGCGGACAGCAAGATGGGCTACCCCGAGGTGGACCTGGGCGTCTGCCCTGCGGTCGTCGCTCCGTGGCTGGTGCGGAAGGTGGGCGCGGGGCGCGCCCGCACGATCCTGCTGATGGGCGGCACGATGTCTGGTCAGCGTGCCCACGAACTGCGCATGGTGGATGTCCTTGCGCCCACGCCCGCGGAGCTCGACGCGGAGACCGACGCCCTCGTCGCCCGTCTGTCCAGCGCCGCACCGCAGGCGCTCCGCGCCACCAAGCAGCTGCTCAACGAGCTCGACGGCTCGTTCGACGCGGAGGTGGTCCGGCGCGGGGCCGACCTCTCCGCCAAGGTCGTCATGATGCCCGAGACGCGCGAGATGCTGCGGGCCAAGTTCGCGGCCAAGAGCTGA
- a CDS encoding enoyl-CoA hydratase/isomerase family protein: MIDVQPLGEVAVIRLDRPEKRNAQTPKMLASLVGAIERANSAKAIVLSGVGEVFCAGFDLTLCRDDNTVLEQLLTGLSRAVKAVRTAPCPVVVSAHGGAIAGGCALAAAGDLVITNADAKLGYPVLRLGISPAVNAPVVRASIGDGPARTRLLEPRLIDGLQAHRIGLAHECVPLLSNCEPRAIALAQELAAKPRHALGYTKRWLNELDRTSDDAVLERSLRVSTALVGTEEQRQRLAELWKATEKK; this comes from the coding sequence ATGATCGACGTGCAGCCCCTGGGCGAGGTCGCCGTCATCCGCCTCGACCGCCCCGAGAAGCGCAACGCCCAGACCCCGAAGATGCTCGCCAGCCTCGTCGGTGCGATCGAGCGTGCCAACAGCGCCAAGGCCATCGTGCTCTCGGGCGTGGGCGAGGTCTTCTGCGCCGGGTTCGACCTCACCCTCTGCCGCGACGACAACACCGTGCTCGAGCAGCTGCTCACCGGGCTGTCCCGCGCGGTGAAGGCCGTGCGCACGGCCCCGTGCCCAGTGGTCGTCTCTGCCCACGGCGGCGCCATCGCCGGCGGCTGCGCCCTCGCCGCGGCCGGCGACCTCGTCATCACCAACGCCGACGCGAAGCTCGGCTACCCCGTGCTGCGGCTGGGCATCTCGCCCGCGGTGAACGCGCCGGTGGTCCGGGCCAGCATCGGCGACGGCCCCGCCCGCACCCGCCTGCTGGAGCCGCGCCTCATCGACGGCCTTCAGGCCCACCGCATCGGCCTCGCCCACGAGTGCGTGCCGCTGCTGAGCAACTGCGAGCCGCGGGCGATCGCCCTCGCCCAGGAGCTCGCGGCCAAGCCCCGCCACGCGCTGGGCTACACCAAGAGGTGGCTGAACGAGCTCGACCGCACCAGCGACGATGCGGTGCTGGAGCGTTCGCTCCGTGTTTCAACCGCGCTGGTGGGTACCGAGGAGCAGCGGCAGCGCCTCGCCGAACTGTGGAAGGCAACGGAGAAGAAGTAA